A stretch of the Veillonella parvula DSM 2008 genome encodes the following:
- a CDS encoding cation diffusion facilitator family transporter, with protein sequence MDILGARRSIEQKLLMQSVALMALVAVSGTVMGIVTGSSAVLLDGVFSFVDVVIKIMMLMTAKLVARETSKRFQFGFWQFEPLVLAVEGFFILLIVIYALSSGITDLLSGGRHVDFGPAIFYAIFFTVADTAYYLYVRRINKSLQSNLIKFDNVSWYVDALLEAAILISFIVATMLEGTEYARWATYIDPIVLIILAVQMVPSAFRIIVPSMKQILGWAPTSLHNEVQEIMDRFMEKYNFKDYVTSVQVYGNTRIIEIDILVRKSFPYQTIAEIDAIRNEIDQEIGGNPTEKWVTISFTGTRKWMAKDYLLDEEDDE encoded by the coding sequence ATGGATATATTAGGAGCAAGGCGCTCTATTGAACAAAAGCTACTAATGCAATCTGTTGCTTTGATGGCGCTAGTTGCGGTGAGCGGTACTGTAATGGGGATTGTGACAGGATCTAGTGCAGTGTTGTTAGATGGGGTATTTTCCTTCGTTGATGTTGTTATTAAGATTATGATGCTTATGACAGCCAAGTTAGTTGCTAGAGAAACGAGTAAGCGATTCCAATTCGGTTTTTGGCAATTTGAACCTCTGGTGCTCGCCGTGGAGGGCTTTTTTATTCTTCTCATAGTAATTTATGCCTTATCTAGTGGCATTACAGATCTTTTGTCTGGTGGACGTCACGTAGACTTCGGACCAGCTATTTTCTATGCTATATTCTTTACCGTTGCAGATACTGCTTACTATCTTTATGTACGTCGTATTAATAAAAGTTTACAGTCTAACTTGATTAAATTTGATAATGTAAGTTGGTATGTCGATGCTTTGTTAGAAGCGGCTATCTTGATTAGCTTTATTGTGGCTACTATGCTAGAAGGTACTGAATATGCTAGATGGGCTACTTATATTGACCCTATTGTATTAATTATTTTAGCTGTACAAATGGTACCGTCGGCATTTCGTATTATTGTGCCATCCATGAAACAAATATTGGGGTGGGCACCAACTTCATTGCATAATGAAGTGCAAGAAATTATGGATCGCTTTATGGAAAAGTATAATTTTAAAGATTATGTGACGAGCGTGCAAGTATACGGCAATACTCGAATTATTGAAATTGATATTTTAGTTCGTAAAAGCTTTCCCTATCAAACCATTGCTGAAATTGATGCTATTCGCAATGAAATTGACCAAGAAATTGGTGGTAACCCAACGGAAAAATGGGTAACCATTTCTTTTACAGGCACGCGTAAATGGATGGCAAAAGATTATTTGCTAGATGAAGAAGATGATGAATAA
- the serS gene encoding serine--tRNA ligase: MLDLKFVRENIDLVQQNLDNRHTKGDLKTFVSAYDERRQLIGQVEELKALRNSVTEEISKLKRNKENADEKIGEMKKVGDEIAELDNRIREVETKLRDAALMLPNMCDASVPVGADEDENVEQRKWGEPRQFDFDVQAHWDLGENLDILDFNRAGKMSGARFTVYKGLGARLERALINFMVDLHVDKHGYTEMMTPYMVTRETLTGTGQLPKFAEDMYHVEGTEYFLIPTAEVTLTNYHGGEILSEEELPKYYTAFTACFRAEAGSAGRDTRGLIRQHQFNKVEMVKLAKPEDSFKELETLTDNAEEVLRLLELPFRVITLCTGDMGFGSAKTYDVEVWMPAQGKYREISSCSNMTDFQARRANIKFRRGPKGKPEFVHTLNGSGLAVGRTVAAILENYQQADGSVVIPKVLVPYMGGVEVISPAK, encoded by the coding sequence ATGTTAGATTTAAAATTTGTCCGTGAAAATATTGATTTAGTGCAACAAAATTTAGATAATCGTCATACAAAAGGCGATCTGAAAACCTTTGTATCCGCTTATGATGAACGTCGTCAATTGATCGGTCAAGTAGAAGAATTAAAAGCGCTTCGCAATTCCGTAACAGAAGAAATTAGCAAATTAAAACGCAATAAAGAAAATGCTGATGAAAAAATCGGAGAAATGAAAAAAGTAGGCGATGAGATTGCTGAGCTTGATAACCGTATTCGCGAAGTGGAAACAAAATTGCGTGATGCGGCATTGATGTTGCCAAATATGTGTGATGCATCTGTTCCTGTAGGTGCCGATGAAGATGAAAATGTGGAGCAACGCAAATGGGGCGAACCACGTCAATTTGATTTTGATGTACAAGCTCATTGGGATTTAGGTGAAAACCTCGATATTCTTGATTTCAACCGTGCAGGCAAAATGAGTGGAGCTCGCTTTACTGTGTATAAGGGGTTAGGTGCTCGTTTGGAACGCGCTCTTATCAACTTCATGGTGGATCTTCATGTAGACAAACATGGCTATACTGAAATGATGACTCCATATATGGTAACTCGTGAAACTTTGACGGGCACCGGGCAATTGCCTAAATTTGCTGAAGATATGTATCATGTAGAGGGGACGGAATATTTCTTGATTCCAACTGCTGAGGTTACATTGACTAATTATCACGGTGGCGAAATTTTGAGCGAAGAGGAATTGCCTAAATACTATACTGCATTCACCGCATGTTTCCGTGCTGAAGCGGGTTCCGCGGGGCGTGATACTCGTGGCCTTATTCGCCAACATCAATTTAATAAAGTTGAAATGGTTAAATTAGCTAAACCGGAAGATTCTTTCAAAGAATTAGAAACATTAACGGATAATGCAGAAGAAGTATTACGTTTATTAGAATTACCATTCCGTGTTATCACTCTGTGCACAGGTGATATGGGCTTTGGTTCCGCTAAAACCTATGATGTAGAGGTGTGGATGCCTGCACAAGGCAAGTATAGGGAAATTTCCTCTTGCTCTAATATGACTGATTTCCAAGCTCGTCGTGCTAATATTAAGTTCCGTCGTGGACCTAAAGGAAAACCAGAATTCGTTCATACATTAAATGGATCTGGCCTTGCAGTAGGTCGTACAGTAGCCGCTATCTTGGAAAACTATCAACAAGCTGATGGATCCGTTGTAATTCCAAAAGTTCTCGTGCCATATATGGGTGGCGTTGAAGTGATTTCACCGGCTAAATAA
- the fsa gene encoding fructose-6-phosphate aldolase — protein MRFFIDTAEFDEIKEAYDFGFIDGVTTNPSLIVKAKRDLKQVISEIANLVDGPVSAEVISSDAEGMVAEAHDLVKLGSNVVIKVPMTPEGLKAVAVLRKEGIKTNVTLIFSANQALLAARAGASYVSPFVGRIDDISMDGLTLIQDIADIFAIHEIETEIIAASVRTPLHIIQCAKAGAHIATVPFKVLMQAMKHPLTDAGLAKFMEDWKQANQ, from the coding sequence ATGAGATTCTTTATTGATACAGCAGAATTTGATGAGATTAAAGAGGCCTATGACTTTGGTTTTATTGATGGTGTAACTACAAATCCATCGCTTATCGTGAAAGCTAAACGCGACTTGAAACAAGTTATTTCTGAAATTGCAAATCTTGTTGATGGACCTGTTAGCGCGGAGGTTATTTCCTCTGATGCTGAAGGCATGGTGGCGGAAGCACATGACCTTGTGAAATTAGGCTCTAACGTGGTTATTAAAGTTCCTATGACTCCAGAAGGCCTTAAAGCCGTTGCTGTTTTGCGCAAAGAAGGCATTAAAACGAATGTGACTTTGATTTTTTCTGCAAACCAAGCCTTATTAGCTGCTCGTGCAGGTGCAAGTTATGTGAGTCCATTTGTGGGGCGCATTGATGATATCAGCATGGATGGCCTTACATTAATTCAAGATATTGCAGATATTTTCGCTATTCATGAAATTGAAACTGAAATTATTGCTGCTAGTGTGAGAACGCCGTTGCATATTATTCAATGTGCTAAGGCAGGTGCTCATATTGCAACTGTTCCATTTAAAGTACTTATGCAAGCTATGAAACATCCATTAACTGATGCAGGACTTGCAAAATTTATGGAAGATTGGAAACAAGCTAATCAATAA
- the glpX gene encoding class II fructose-bisphosphatase → MDRTLSLEFARVVEAAALRSGRLLGRGQKDAADGLAVDAMRQAFDSVRISGTVVIGEGEIDEAPMLYIGEHVGAGGPEVDIAVDPIEGTNLIAKGQNGAIAVMAIAEKGGLLHAPDMYMEKLCVGPRGAGAIDITKSLTENIKNVATKMERNVDEITLVMLDRERHQGLMKEAREVGARIMLISDGDVNPAMECCIEGSGVHMVVGTGGAPEGVLAAAALKCVGGDMQARLKPETEEEIRRCHEMGIADVNQVLTLNDLVRTDDVIFAATAITRGNLLNPIQYFPGGARTHTIVMRSKTGTVRFLDTVHMDHKLKTLKAK, encoded by the coding sequence ATGGATCGTACATTATCTTTGGAATTTGCTCGTGTCGTTGAAGCCGCAGCTTTGCGTAGCGGTCGTTTGCTTGGCCGTGGGCAAAAGGATGCAGCCGATGGTCTTGCTGTAGATGCTATGCGTCAAGCGTTTGATTCTGTTCGCATTTCTGGTACGGTAGTTATCGGAGAAGGCGAAATTGATGAAGCTCCTATGCTTTATATCGGAGAACACGTAGGCGCTGGCGGACCAGAAGTAGATATCGCAGTTGATCCTATTGAAGGGACAAACTTGATTGCTAAAGGTCAAAATGGTGCTATTGCAGTTATGGCGATTGCAGAAAAAGGTGGCTTGTTACATGCACCAGATATGTACATGGAGAAACTTTGTGTTGGTCCTCGCGGTGCGGGTGCTATCGATATTACGAAATCTTTGACCGAAAATATCAAAAATGTAGCGACTAAAATGGAACGTAATGTAGATGAAATCACGTTGGTTATGCTTGATCGTGAGCGTCATCAAGGCTTGATGAAAGAAGCTCGTGAAGTAGGGGCTCGCATTATGCTCATCTCTGATGGTGATGTTAATCCAGCTATGGAATGTTGTATCGAAGGTTCTGGGGTACACATGGTTGTAGGTACTGGTGGTGCACCTGAAGGTGTACTAGCGGCTGCAGCCTTGAAATGTGTAGGCGGCGATATGCAAGCTCGCTTAAAGCCAGAAACGGAAGAAGAAATTCGTCGTTGCCATGAAATGGGTATTGCCGATGTAAACCAAGTGCTCACATTAAATGATTTAGTTCGTACTGATGATGTTATCTTTGCGGCTACTGCCATTACACGTGGTAACTTATTAAATCCAATTCAATATTTCCCAGGTGGTGCGCGTACGCATACTATTGTAATGCGGTCTAAAACTGGTACGGTTCGCTTCCTTGATACCGTGCATATGGATCATAAACTTAAAACATTAAAAGCAAAATAA
- the murA gene encoding UDP-N-acetylglucosamine 1-carboxyvinyltransferase has product MEKLIIQGGNRLEGRVRVSSAKNAVLPIIAGTLLASTSSKLLEIPNLEDVGTICQVIESLGVKITRNNADGEIVFDASTLTATEAPYELVRKMRASFLVMGPLLARKGEAKISMPGGCAIGARPIDLHLKAFEALGAKIEITEDYVYAHAPEGLKGTQIYLDFPSVGATENVIMAASMAKGKTVIENAAEEPEIVDLATFLNAMGANIRGAGTNVIRIEGVPQLHGAIHTVIPDRIEAGTYLIAAAMAGGDVFVENALPEHLKPVVAKLKEAGVTVEEEIDGIRVISSGKGIKAVDIKTLPYPGFPTDMQAQFMALTTIAEGTSTVTETVFENRFMHVAELRKMGAHIDIDNRQAIVEGMPSLHGAIVNATDLRAGAALVCAALTAEGRTEVGRLHHIDRGYDDFVGKLQRLGADIVRVDE; this is encoded by the coding sequence TTGGAAAAGTTAATCATTCAAGGTGGCAATCGATTGGAAGGACGTGTACGTGTTAGTAGTGCTAAAAATGCAGTACTCCCTATTATTGCCGGTACTTTGCTAGCATCAACGTCTAGTAAATTGCTTGAAATTCCAAATTTAGAAGATGTAGGCACGATTTGCCAAGTTATCGAGTCTTTGGGAGTTAAAATCACTCGTAATAATGCAGATGGTGAAATTGTTTTCGATGCTTCTACATTGACTGCTACGGAAGCTCCTTATGAACTTGTACGTAAAATGCGTGCATCCTTCCTTGTCATGGGTCCACTTTTGGCTCGTAAAGGGGAGGCTAAAATCTCAATGCCTGGTGGATGTGCTATCGGTGCACGCCCCATTGATCTTCACTTAAAAGCATTTGAAGCATTAGGTGCAAAAATTGAAATTACTGAAGATTACGTATATGCTCATGCACCGGAAGGACTTAAAGGGACTCAAATTTATTTGGATTTCCCAAGTGTGGGGGCTACAGAGAATGTAATTATGGCTGCTTCTATGGCGAAAGGTAAAACCGTTATCGAAAATGCTGCAGAAGAGCCTGAAATTGTTGATTTAGCTACATTCTTAAATGCTATGGGTGCTAATATTCGCGGAGCTGGTACAAATGTGATTCGTATTGAAGGTGTACCTCAATTACACGGTGCTATTCATACAGTTATTCCTGACCGCATTGAAGCTGGTACATATTTAATCGCAGCTGCTATGGCAGGTGGTGATGTATTCGTAGAAAATGCATTGCCAGAACATCTAAAACCAGTAGTGGCTAAATTAAAGGAAGCTGGTGTAACAGTAGAGGAAGAAATCGACGGCATTCGCGTTATTAGTAGTGGTAAAGGTATTAAAGCTGTCGATATTAAAACATTGCCATACCCTGGATTCCCAACAGATATGCAAGCTCAATTTATGGCTCTTACTACGATTGCGGAAGGCACTAGTACAGTAACAGAAACTGTATTTGAAAATCGTTTTATGCATGTTGCTGAACTTCGTAAAATGGGGGCGCATATTGACATCGACAATCGTCAAGCTATTGTCGAAGGTATGCCAAGCTTACATGGGGCTATAGTGAATGCTACTGACCTGCGTGCTGGAGCGGCGCTTGTATGTGCTGCATTGACTGCGGAAGGTAGAACAGAAGTCGGTCGTTTACATCATATTGACCGAGGTTATGATGATTTTGTAGGTAAATTGCAAAGGTTAGGTGCTGATATTGTTCGGGTTGACGAATAA
- a CDS encoding rod shape-determining protein, with translation MFGLTNKSTQPKQNKKKRSRRSKGPALYNEQQNLGAAKVENSKVSTTRKPLRRTKRKSTKLSNGVAKQANHLASNMRETMIKVTKMRRAERRSRETVAIAKTTPAMTLKRLVRPEQVGDFMSRLNRSLNFDLGIDLGTANILIFAKGKGLVLDEPAYIARDDKTGDILALGEAARSMVGRTPKGISVIRPVQAGVIADYDMTEFMLKYFIRSVVPASRLMKTRIIVCVPSGITPVEKRAILEALLRTGAKKTVLIEEPLAAAMGTGLNDAKHVGAMVVDVGGGTTDIAVLCDTGVVVSESLRIGGDSFNESIIRYIRRKKRLVIGPLTAEKIKISVGTVDRRAKERTIEVRGRDSSSGLPKMVAVNSLEIQRALEAQVMNVLEGVKSILEKTPPELVAAINDHGIILTGGGALIDGLDRVITRSIGIAAYLVESPRYAVIKGVAKALDEMSQLRDTLDELQ, from the coding sequence TTGTTCGGGTTGACGAATAAGAGTACACAGCCAAAACAAAATAAAAAGAAAAGAAGCCGGCGCTCTAAAGGGCCGGCTTTATACAACGAGCAACAGAACTTAGGTGCTGCAAAGGTTGAAAATTCGAAAGTGAGTACTACACGCAAACCATTGAGAAGGACAAAACGTAAGTCTACTAAACTTTCAAATGGCGTGGCAAAGCAAGCTAATCATTTGGCCTCCAATATGCGTGAGACCATGATTAAAGTTACAAAAATGCGCCGTGCTGAACGACGTAGTCGTGAGACTGTAGCGATTGCTAAAACAACACCAGCCATGACATTAAAACGTTTAGTTCGACCTGAGCAAGTTGGGGATTTTATGAGTCGTTTAAATCGATCCTTAAACTTCGATTTGGGAATTGATTTAGGGACTGCAAATATCCTCATTTTTGCGAAGGGTAAAGGCTTGGTATTAGATGAACCTGCGTATATTGCACGAGATGATAAAACTGGTGATATTCTTGCTTTAGGTGAGGCTGCACGTTCTATGGTGGGCCGTACTCCAAAAGGGATTTCCGTCATCCGTCCAGTTCAAGCGGGCGTTATTGCAGATTATGATATGACAGAATTCATGTTGAAGTACTTTATTCGCTCCGTTGTACCTGCTTCTAGATTGATGAAGACGCGTATTATTGTATGTGTTCCGTCGGGCATTACACCAGTTGAAAAACGCGCTATTTTGGAAGCTTTACTCAGAACTGGTGCAAAAAAGACAGTCCTTATTGAAGAACCATTGGCTGCTGCTATGGGGACTGGTCTCAATGATGCTAAGCACGTAGGGGCGATGGTTGTCGATGTTGGCGGTGGCACTACGGATATTGCCGTTCTTTGTGATACGGGTGTAGTTGTAAGTGAATCACTTCGCATCGGTGGAGATTCTTTTAACGAATCTATTATTCGCTATATCCGTCGTAAGAAACGCTTGGTTATTGGTCCGCTAACAGCAGAGAAAATTAAAATTTCTGTAGGGACTGTGGATCGCCGTGCAAAGGAGCGCACGATTGAGGTACGAGGACGAGATTCAAGTTCTGGATTACCAAAGATGGTTGCGGTGAATTCTTTAGAGATTCAACGTGCTCTAGAAGCACAAGTGATGAATGTTTTGGAAGGTGTTAAGTCTATTCTAGAAAAAACTCCACCGGAACTTGTGGCCGCTATCAACGATCATGGTATTATTCTTACTGGTGGTGGCGCGCTCATCGATGGATTAGACCGTGTTATTACACGTTCTATTGGAATCGCGGCATACCTTGTAGAATCTCCAAGATATGCAGTGATTAAAGGTGTTGCAAAGGCATTAGATGAAATGTCACAGCTTCGTGATACATTAGATGAGTTACAATAA
- a CDS encoding phosphodiester glycosidase family protein, producing the protein MKRYLYMTFAVLGLLGSTVPHAEAGNLTGVRVSNHEGTSRIVLDVSEMPVSWTQSYNEETHALTLNLGGTINALTGPISQNDKKTGVLKGIGLQPVNGALRVTLTANKDVQHHEFALEKPSRIVVDLFSGYAQQTTKDVNKSVTYSKINNTVAEGKIQAFALTVDNDSPMVVAHVPESKPLSSVTQAHTAIIGAKVKGGSFERPYSVASDGAIDLERISNRGTLRYTPNRGYFIEEKKPLLQAKTKNESFVITSVDTVRKENALTLYTSTYGPSTKTNEYGYEVTVANGKVISKQKGNSKIGENQYVLSGHGESGNALRKLKVGTPITIQNREELAQVSTTGGASLEVGTMVMKGGRYVGADESNNKGRSFIGTTKEHDLVVLTVDKSELQSVGVTQKEGAQLLSKLGVVDGAELSNQGSIDIVINDDYVHKSSAPMSYEDIVIIK; encoded by the coding sequence ATGAAACGATATCTGTATATGACTTTTGCTGTTTTAGGTCTACTGGGTAGTACCGTTCCTCATGCTGAGGCCGGTAATTTAACAGGGGTGCGCGTATCTAATCATGAAGGTACAAGCCGAATTGTTTTAGATGTATCTGAAATGCCTGTATCTTGGACTCAATCCTATAATGAAGAAACACATGCTCTTACATTGAACTTAGGGGGCACTATAAATGCTTTAACTGGCCCCATATCACAAAATGATAAAAAAACGGGAGTTCTTAAAGGCATTGGCTTACAACCAGTTAATGGGGCCTTACGAGTAACATTAACAGCGAATAAGGATGTACAACATCATGAGTTTGCATTAGAAAAGCCTTCGCGTATAGTAGTGGATTTATTTTCTGGCTATGCGCAACAGACTACAAAAGATGTAAATAAATCTGTAACGTATAGCAAAATTAATAACACCGTAGCTGAAGGGAAAATTCAAGCCTTTGCATTGACCGTAGATAATGATTCACCTATGGTGGTGGCGCATGTTCCAGAAAGTAAACCATTATCTTCTGTTACTCAAGCTCATACAGCTATCATTGGAGCAAAGGTAAAAGGGGGCAGTTTTGAACGACCTTACTCAGTGGCGAGTGATGGAGCCATTGATTTAGAGCGTATTTCTAATCGTGGTACGTTACGATATACGCCTAATAGAGGATACTTTATAGAAGAGAAAAAACCTTTGCTTCAAGCTAAAACAAAGAATGAGAGTTTTGTAATCACCTCCGTTGATACGGTTCGTAAAGAGAATGCCTTGACCCTTTATACGTCAACTTATGGTCCTTCTACAAAGACCAATGAATATGGTTATGAAGTGACTGTAGCTAATGGCAAGGTTATTAGTAAACAAAAGGGAAATTCTAAAATTGGGGAAAACCAATACGTATTGTCTGGTCATGGCGAATCTGGAAATGCTTTACGAAAATTAAAAGTTGGAACACCTATTACGATTCAAAATAGAGAAGAACTTGCTCAAGTTAGTACTACCGGTGGAGCTAGTTTAGAAGTGGGCACTATGGTGATGAAAGGCGGTCGCTATGTAGGAGCTGATGAATCTAATAACAAAGGTCGTAGTTTCATTGGAACCACAAAGGAACATGATTTAGTTGTGCTAACAGTTGATAAATCCGAACTTCAATCTGTAGGTGTGACTCAAAAAGAAGGAGCTCAGTTATTGTCTAAATTAGGTGTTGTTGATGGCGCTGAATTATCAAATCAAGGTAGCATTGATATAGTTATCAATGATGATTATGTACACAAATCTTCTGCACCTATGAGTTATGAGGATATAGTAATTATAAAATAG